The Pseudophaeobacter arcticus DSM 23566 genome includes a region encoding these proteins:
- a CDS encoding fumarylacetoacetate hydrolase family protein yields MTKPLFPLPDPLVIPVQGEDLGYPVGRIFCVGRNYAAHAAEMGVEVDREAPFYFTKSSVNAVLSGTSCPYPPGTENFHYEMELALAIGAPVFRATPKEASAAIYGYGCALDMTRRDLQIRERKKQRPWDLGKDLEQGTVFAPLTKAGDWGPVADQRIWLTVDGETKQDATLAELIWSVEEIICHLSGYYHLRPGDLILTGTPAGVGPVHAKQHMTGTITGLSPVSLSLTEAE; encoded by the coding sequence ATGACCAAACCCCTGTTTCCCCTGCCAGACCCGCTGGTCATTCCCGTTCAGGGCGAAGACCTCGGCTATCCGGTTGGCCGCATTTTCTGCGTTGGCCGCAACTATGCGGCGCATGCCGCTGAAATGGGGGTCGAGGTCGACCGGGAAGCGCCGTTCTATTTCACCAAATCCAGCGTCAATGCAGTGCTGAGTGGCACCAGCTGCCCCTACCCTCCCGGCACCGAGAACTTTCACTATGAAATGGAGCTGGCCCTGGCCATCGGCGCACCGGTCTTTCGCGCCACCCCCAAAGAGGCCAGCGCCGCCATCTATGGCTATGGCTGCGCCCTGGACATGACCCGGCGTGATTTGCAAATCCGCGAGCGCAAAAAGCAACGTCCCTGGGATCTCGGCAAGGATCTGGAACAGGGCACCGTCTTTGCCCCCTTGACCAAGGCTGGCGACTGGGGCCCGGTGGCAGATCAGCGGATCTGGCTGACAGTGGACGGGGAGACCAAACAGGACGCCACTCTGGCCGAACTGATCTGGTCGGTTGAGGAAATCATCTGCCACCTCTCTGGGTATTATCATCTGCGCCCCGGTGATCTCATCCTGACGGGCACCCCCGCAGGCGTTGGCCCCGTTCATGCCAAACAACATATGACTGGCACAATCACCGGGCTCTCCCCGGTCTCGCTTAGCCTTACAGAAGCAGAGTAA
- a CDS encoding aldehyde dehydrogenase: protein MQQFHQYIGGQFEAGSAQFDSLDPATGDVWARMPEASPADVDRAVHAAEAAFCGPDWAAMTASQRGKLLLRLADLVAENAPRLAELETRDTGKIIRETSAQIAYVAEYYRYYAGLADKIEGAHLPIDKPDMEVWLRREPLGVVAAIVPWNSQLFLSAVKIGPALAAGCTVVLKASEEAPAPLLEFARIFDQAGFPPGVLNVITGGPAAGAALTSHPKVAHVAFTGGPETARHIVRNSAENLASTSLELGGKSPFIVFEDADIKSAVNAQISGIFAASGQSCVAGSRLVIANSIKDQFLARLQQKAEAVVIGAPDDMATEVGPLCTKAQRDHAMALIAASTQAGAKLITGGTALGRPGYYFPPTILDCSKAPDAPCLHTEFFGPVLSVVSFDTEAEALAIANDTQFGLASGVFTQNLTRAHRMIRGIRAGIVWVNTYRAVSPIAPFGGHGLSGHGREGGLQAALDYTKVKTVWLRTSDDPIPDPFVMR, encoded by the coding sequence ATGCAGCAGTTTCACCAGTATATCGGCGGCCAGTTTGAGGCCGGTTCAGCCCAATTCGACAGCCTGGACCCCGCCACCGGCGACGTCTGGGCCAGGATGCCCGAGGCCAGCCCTGCCGATGTGGACCGGGCCGTGCACGCTGCCGAGGCGGCCTTTTGTGGTCCCGACTGGGCAGCGATGACGGCCAGTCAGCGCGGCAAGCTGTTGCTGCGACTGGCGGATCTGGTTGCCGAAAACGCACCGCGTCTGGCCGAGCTGGAAACCCGCGACACCGGCAAGATCATCCGCGAGACCTCAGCCCAGATTGCCTATGTGGCGGAGTACTACCGCTATTATGCCGGGCTGGCGGATAAGATCGAAGGCGCGCATCTGCCCATTGATAAACCCGACATGGAGGTCTGGCTGCGGCGCGAACCGCTGGGCGTGGTGGCCGCCATTGTGCCCTGGAACTCGCAGCTGTTCCTGTCGGCGGTCAAGATCGGCCCGGCGCTGGCTGCTGGCTGCACCGTGGTGCTGAAGGCCTCAGAAGAAGCCCCGGCGCCACTGCTGGAGTTTGCCCGTATCTTTGATCAAGCCGGTTTTCCGCCCGGCGTGTTGAACGTGATTACCGGTGGACCTGCGGCAGGTGCGGCGCTGACCTCGCATCCCAAGGTTGCCCATGTGGCCTTTACCGGCGGGCCGGAAACCGCTCGTCATATTGTCCGTAACTCCGCCGAAAACCTGGCCTCCACCTCGCTGGAGCTGGGGGGCAAATCGCCCTTTATCGTCTTTGAAGACGCCGATATCAAAAGCGCGGTGAACGCGCAGATCTCTGGCATCTTTGCCGCCAGCGGCCAAAGCTGCGTGGCCGGATCACGATTGGTGATTGCAAATTCGATCAAGGATCAGTTTCTGGCCCGGTTGCAGCAAAAGGCCGAGGCCGTGGTCATTGGCGCACCAGATGATATGGCAACCGAGGTTGGCCCGCTGTGCACCAAGGCGCAGCGCGACCATGCTATGGCCTTGATAGCCGCCTCCACCCAGGCAGGTGCAAAGCTGATTACCGGGGGCACCGCACTGGGCCGACCCGGCTACTACTTCCCGCCCACCATTCTGGATTGCTCAAAGGCGCCGGACGCCCCCTGTCTGCACACAGAGTTCTTTGGGCCGGTGCTGTCAGTCGTCAGTTTTGATACCGAAGCCGAAGCCCTGGCCATCGCCAATGATACCCAGTTTGGCCTGGCATCGGGTGTGTTCACCCAAAACCTGACACGGGCACATCGGATGATCCGGGGCATTCGCGCAGGCATCGTTTGGGTCAACACCTACCGGGCGGTCTCTCCCATTGCGCCTTTTGGCGGCCACGGGCTGTCGGGACATGGGCGCGAAGGCGGTTTACAGGCGGCGCTGGACTATACCAAGGTCAAAACGGTCTGGCTGCGCACCTCGGACGATCCCATCCCGGATCCCTTTGTGATGCGCTAG
- a CDS encoding LLM class flavin-dependent oxidoreductase encodes MKFSLFAHMERISPDQDQKQLYDEFIELCKIADRGGMHAIWTGEHHGMNFTISPNPFLNLVDVARHTENVRLGTGTVIAPFWHPIRLAGEAALTDIITDGRLDLGIARGAYSFEYERMMPGMDAWEAGQRMRELIPAVQGLWQGDYAQQGEFHSFPKTTSSPKPLQQDGPPIWVAARDPNSHEFAVANHCNVQVTPLWQGDAEITSLMQRFTDACAKFPDRPRPKIMLLLHTYVADSAEDVKLAAEELNRFYCYFGAWFKNERPIDQGLIAPLSDEEIAAHPFYSAEAMERDLVIAEPAGVIERIKKYEALGYDEYSFWIDSSMSFERKKASLERFIKEVMPAFA; translated from the coding sequence ATGAAGTTTTCCTTGTTTGCCCATATGGAGCGGATCTCACCCGATCAGGACCAAAAGCAGCTTTATGATGAGTTCATAGAGCTGTGCAAAATCGCCGATCGCGGCGGCATGCATGCGATCTGGACGGGGGAACACCACGGGATGAATTTCACCATCTCGCCCAACCCCTTCCTCAATCTTGTCGATGTGGCCCGCCACACGGAAAACGTACGGCTGGGCACCGGTACGGTGATTGCCCCCTTCTGGCACCCGATCCGCCTGGCGGGCGAGGCTGCACTGACCGATATCATCACCGATGGGCGGTTGGATCTGGGCATTGCCCGTGGCGCCTATTCCTTTGAATATGAACGCATGATGCCCGGCATGGATGCCTGGGAAGCAGGCCAGCGGATGCGCGAGCTGATCCCCGCAGTGCAGGGGCTTTGGCAGGGGGATTATGCTCAGCAGGGCGAATTCCATTCCTTCCCCAAAACCACCTCCTCCCCCAAGCCATTGCAGCAGGACGGCCCGCCGATCTGGGTTGCCGCCCGCGATCCCAACAGCCATGAATTTGCTGTCGCCAATCACTGCAATGTGCAGGTGACGCCGCTGTGGCAGGGCGACGCTGAGATCACCAGCCTGATGCAGCGTTTCACTGATGCCTGCGCCAAATTCCCCGACAGGCCGCGCCCCAAGATCATGCTGCTACTGCACACCTATGTGGCCGACAGCGCCGAGGACGTGAAACTGGCCGCAGAAGAGCTGAACCGGTTCTACTGCTACTTTGGCGCCTGGTTCAAAAACGAACGCCCCATTGACCAGGGCCTGATCGCGCCGCTCTCAGATGAAGAAATCGCCGCGCATCCTTTCTACTCTGCAGAAGCAATGGAACGTGATCTGGTGATTGCCGAACCTGCAGGTGTTATTGAACGGATCAAAAAATATGAGGCCCTGGGCTATGATGAGTATTCATTCTGGATCGATTCCAGCATGAGCTTTGAGCGCAAAAAGGCCTCGCTTGAACGTTTCATCAAAGAGGTCATGCCCGCCTTCGCCTAA
- a CDS encoding alpha/beta fold hydrolase has translation MISTTLPLSDPFGSLSYREAGSGEALVLIHGVGMQSAAWAPQIEALSKTHRVLSLDMPGHGGSSPLAEGADLPAYVAWLHAALNALNDALNLGPVNLAGHSMGALIAGGFACSHPKMLRRVALVNGVFRRSEQARSAVLARAAEIKAGKVDLETPLSRWFGDSPVEQQARAQVASWLSQVDKTGYATAYGAFARGDATYAQNWSQIACPLLALTGDADPNSTPAMSRAMADLAQNGTVEILPGRHMVNLTDPDAVTDSLTRWLRRPTPTTKETPMAPAPFDPRALRDAFGTFMTGVTVVTSHDDTGAPLGFTANSFASVSLDPPLVLVCLANSARSYDALTQAPGFAVNILAEDQKNISNTFARPSDDRFAYVDWHVGPQGSPILAGVSAWFDCSMHKTVQAGDHVILIGKVEAFDTSTAPGLGYARGAYVTPAAEAEALAHGANLVVSALIERAGEVMLIDDGLGGLTLPQKPVGRAGASVALSELIASCGIEADPGFIYSVFEDAAREHQHISFLCQAGEGPPKQGCFTPLTPSTMMEVTDPALRIMLERFASESRMGNYGVFYGTQISGNVRKIVSGS, from the coding sequence ATGATCTCGACAACCCTGCCTCTGTCTGACCCCTTCGGCAGCCTCAGCTACCGCGAAGCCGGCAGCGGCGAAGCTCTGGTGTTGATCCACGGGGTCGGCATGCAGAGCGCCGCCTGGGCGCCGCAGATTGAGGCGCTGTCGAAAACCCACCGGGTCCTGTCCCTGGATATGCCCGGCCACGGCGGCAGCAGCCCCTTGGCAGAAGGTGCCGATCTGCCGGCCTATGTGGCCTGGCTGCATGCCGCCCTGAACGCGCTGAACGACGCACTGAACTTAGGCCCGGTCAATCTGGCGGGGCATTCCATGGGGGCGCTGATTGCCGGCGGCTTTGCCTGTTCGCACCCCAAAATGCTGCGCCGGGTTGCGCTGGTCAATGGCGTGTTCAGGCGCTCTGAGCAAGCCCGCTCTGCGGTCCTGGCCCGTGCTGCCGAGATCAAGGCGGGCAAGGTGGATCTGGAAACGCCGCTCAGCCGCTGGTTTGGCGATAGCCCTGTTGAACAGCAGGCCCGTGCGCAGGTCGCCAGCTGGCTATCGCAGGTCGATAAGACCGGCTATGCCACCGCCTATGGTGCCTTTGCCCGGGGCGATGCCACCTATGCCCAAAACTGGTCGCAGATTGCTTGTCCGCTGCTGGCGCTCACCGGCGACGCCGATCCAAACTCAACCCCGGCGATGTCACGCGCCATGGCGGATCTGGCCCAGAACGGCACGGTGGAAATCCTGCCTGGCCGCCATATGGTTAATCTGACGGACCCGGATGCGGTGACGGACAGCCTGACCCGCTGGTTGCGACGTCCAACACCCACCACCAAGGAGACACCAATGGCCCCCGCCCCGTTCGATCCGCGCGCCCTGCGCGACGCCTTTGGCACCTTCATGACCGGTGTCACCGTGGTCACCAGCCATGACGACACTGGCGCCCCGCTGGGCTTTACCGCCAACTCCTTTGCCTCGGTATCGCTGGACCCGCCGCTGGTGCTGGTCTGTCTGGCCAATAGCGCGCGCAGCTATGACGCCCTGACCCAGGCCCCTGGCTTTGCGGTGAATATCCTGGCTGAGGACCAAAAGAACATCTCCAATACCTTTGCGCGCCCCTCTGACGACCGCTTTGCCTATGTGGATTGGCACGTCGGGCCGCAGGGCTCTCCCATTCTGGCCGGGGTCTCGGCCTGGTTCGACTGCAGCATGCATAAAACGGTTCAAGCCGGTGACCATGTGATCCTGATCGGCAAGGTGGAGGCCTTTGACACCAGCACCGCCCCCGGTCTGGGCTATGCCCGTGGCGCCTATGTCACCCCCGCCGCCGAGGCAGAGGCGCTGGCCCATGGTGCCAACCTGGTTGTATCGGCCCTGATTGAACGGGCGGGCGAAGTAATGCTGATCGACGACGGGCTTGGCGGGCTGACCCTGCCGCAAAAGCCTGTCGGCCGCGCCGGGGCTTCGGTGGCGCTGAGCGAGCTGATCGCCAGCTGCGGAATTGAGGCGGACCCGGGCTTTATCTATTCGGTCTTTGAAGACGCCGCCCGCGAGCATCAGCATATTTCCTTCCTCTGTCAGGCTGGCGAGGGCCCCCCCAAACAGGGCTGTTTCACGCCTTTGACCCCATCAACCATGATGGAGGTCACCGACCCGGCGCTGCGCATTATGCTGGAGCGTTTCGCCAGCGAAAGCCGCATGGGCAATTACGGGGTGTTTTATGGCACTCAAATCAGCGGCAATGTCCGCAAAATCGTGTCAGGGAGTTGA
- a CDS encoding amino acid synthesis family protein — protein sequence MPAVIRKTLLHIEETLIEGGKEAATPLKLIAAIAVVKNPWAGRGFVEDLKPEIHDCAPELGELLTKMVLDAAGGGDRVEAYGKSAIVGLDGEIEHASALIHTLRFGNHYREAVGAKSYLAFCNTRGPANAPLMIPLMDKNDGGRRSHYLTIQCAVADAPAADEIVIALGASIGGRPHHRIGDRYQDLKDLGHDLDNPASV from the coding sequence ATGCCAGCTGTCATTCGCAAAACTCTCCTCCATATCGAAGAAACCCTGATCGAGGGCGGCAAGGAAGCCGCAACTCCGCTCAAACTGATTGCCGCCATTGCGGTGGTCAAAAACCCCTGGGCGGGCCGGGGCTTTGTCGAAGATCTGAAGCCGGAAATTCACGACTGCGCGCCAGAGCTGGGTGAGTTGCTGACCAAGATGGTGCTGGATGCTGCCGGTGGTGGGGACAGGGTCGAAGCCTATGGCAAATCTGCCATTGTTGGCCTGGACGGCGAGATCGAGCATGCCTCGGCGCTGATCCACACCCTGCGGTTTGGCAACCACTACCGCGAGGCCGTGGGCGCCAAGAGCTACCTGGCCTTTTGCAACACCCGTGGCCCGGCCAATGCGCCGCTGATGATCCCCCTGATGGATAAAAACGACGGCGGTCGCCGCTCGCATTATCTCACCATTCAATGCGCGGTGGCGGATGCCCCGGCGGCGGATGAGATCGTCATCGCCCTGGGCGCCTCGATCGGCGGGCGGCCACATCACCGCATTGGTGATCGCTATCAGGATCTAAAGGATCTGGGCCATGATCTCGACAACCCTGCCTCTGTCTGA
- a CDS encoding GntR family transcriptional regulator, whose protein sequence is MENPGLAQLRIEQPPATLREIVQEKMREAIISGLFSPGERLVERPLCDQLGVSRTVIRETIRYLEAEGLVEILPNRGPIVASLSWEDARQIYEIRRMLETSVAMACATSGSPRLHRDLRAALATLKRAFAQTGADVEPGALFKASTGFYQVMFEAAGHHIAWEVVNRLNGRISRLRAMTLSATDRAQPGLVHMQAICDAIVAGDPEAARRAVEAHLTDAAAVAERLLSTTQEE, encoded by the coding sequence ATGGAAAACCCTGGTCTTGCTCAGCTGAGAATCGAACAACCCCCTGCAACGCTTCGTGAAATCGTGCAGGAAAAAATGCGTGAAGCGATCATCTCGGGGCTGTTTTCCCCGGGTGAGCGACTGGTAGAGCGTCCCCTGTGCGATCAGCTGGGGGTCAGCCGGACGGTCATCCGCGAGACGATTCGATACCTGGAGGCCGAAGGTCTGGTGGAGATCCTGCCCAATCGCGGCCCCATCGTAGCCTCGCTGAGCTGGGAAGATGCGCGCCAGATCTACGAGATCCGCCGTATGCTCGAGACCTCGGTTGCCATGGCCTGTGCGACATCCGGTTCGCCCAGACTGCACCGCGATTTGCGGGCGGCGCTTGCAACGCTCAAACGGGCCTTTGCGCAGACCGGAGCGGACGTAGAGCCGGGGGCGTTGTTCAAGGCTTCGACCGGGTTTTATCAGGTGATGTTTGAAGCCGCCGGTCATCATATCGCCTGGGAGGTGGTCAATCGGCTCAATGGTCGGATCAGCCGGTTGCGGGCGATGACGCTTTCGGCCACGGACCGGGCCCAGCCTGGGCTGGTCCATATGCAGGCGATCTGTGATGCCATCGTCGCAGGCGACCCAGAGGCGGCGCGGCGCGCAGTAGAGGCCCATCTGACGGATGCCGCAGCCGTGGCGGAGCGGCTGCTGTCCACAACGCAAGAGGAATAG
- a CDS encoding DUF1330 domain-containing protein, protein MPRAYWIAHVTVTDPAAYVGYQAVAPKAFEQHGAKFLARGGTAETMEGKSWQRHVVIQFDSLQQARDCYNSPEYKEARAQRAGACEASITIVEGC, encoded by the coding sequence ATGCCCAGGGCCTATTGGATTGCCCATGTCACAGTGACAGACCCCGCGGCCTATGTGGGCTATCAGGCTGTCGCCCCAAAAGCGTTTGAGCAGCATGGCGCCAAATTTCTGGCCCGGGGTGGCACGGCAGAGACCATGGAAGGGAAGAGCTGGCAGCGCCATGTGGTGATCCAGTTCGACAGCCTGCAACAGGCGCGCGATTGTTATAATTCGCCCGAATACAAAGAGGCCCGCGCCCAACGCGCTGGCGCCTGCGAGGCCAGCATTACCATCGTCGAGGGCTGCTGA
- a CDS encoding helix-turn-helix domain-containing protein: protein MEPVQSEEAGLAPETTEAPDGVVLGKMIRDARKEKGLTLEEAAKAAAIGRSTLSKIENNQTRPSFEIIRRLMQTLELETPQLFVQSAQSSISGRRDYTLSGRGEHQETKTYDHELLCTELTSKRMLPYISTIKARDVTEYDSWVRHRGEEFMYVISGDLVLYTEHYRPLSMTAGDSVYYDSGMGHGCVSTSEEDAKVLWVSLEI, encoded by the coding sequence ATGGAACCGGTTCAGTCAGAAGAAGCAGGGCTCGCGCCCGAGACAACCGAAGCCCCGGACGGCGTTGTCCTGGGAAAAATGATTCGCGATGCGCGCAAGGAAAAGGGCCTGACCCTGGAAGAAGCGGCCAAGGCAGCGGCCATTGGGCGCTCGACCCTGTCAAAGATCGAGAACAACCAGACCCGCCCAAGTTTTGAGATCATCCGCCGCCTTATGCAGACTTTGGAGCTGGAAACGCCGCAATTGTTCGTCCAATCGGCGCAAAGCAGCATTTCGGGGCGACGCGACTACACCCTGTCAGGGCGCGGCGAGCACCAGGAAACCAAGACCTATGACCATGAGCTCTTGTGCACCGAGCTCACCAGCAAGCGGATGCTGCCCTATATCAGCACCATCAAGGCGCGGGATGTCACCGAATATGACAGCTGGGTACGCCATCGCGGCGAAGAGTTCATGTATGTGATCAGCGGCGATCTGGTGCTCTACACAGAGCACTACCGGCCGCTCAGCATGACCGCAGGTGATTCGGTCTATTACGACAGCGGCATGGGCCATGGCTGCGTCTCCACCAGCGAAGAGGACGCAAAGGTTCTCTGGGTCTCGCTGGAAATCTGA
- the lipA gene encoding lipoyl synthase, translating into MTVQPRPRHPEKVKRPASPVPRKPKWIRKKKIESAEYYETRRLMRDHDLSTVCEEASCPNIGECWSKRHATMMIMGEVCTRGCSFCNVMTGRPEALDVFEPGRVAQAVQQLGLRHVVITSVDRDDLQDGGATHIAQTIRAVRHQNPETTVEVLTPDFLGKGAAAQVVFDAAPDVFNHNLETVPHLYATVRPGARYYTSLRLLDDAKRANPALFTKSGLMVGLGESLSDLRQVMDDLRAAEVDFLTVGQYLQPTPKHHPIDRFWSPEEFEQIAQIARNKGFLGVSATPLTRSSFHADEDFAALKQSRDRSLAATR; encoded by the coding sequence ATGACTGTGCAGCCGCGTCCCCGTCACCCCGAAAAGGTCAAACGCCCAGCGAGCCCGGTGCCACGAAAGCCAAAGTGGATCCGCAAGAAAAAGATCGAAAGTGCCGAATATTATGAGACTCGTCGCCTGATGCGCGATCATGATCTCTCTACCGTGTGCGAGGAGGCCTCTTGCCCGAATATCGGCGAATGCTGGTCCAAACGCCACGCCACCATGATGATCATGGGGGAGGTCTGCACCCGTGGCTGTTCTTTTTGTAATGTAATGACCGGCCGCCCAGAGGCGCTGGATGTGTTTGAACCCGGTCGGGTGGCGCAGGCGGTCCAGCAACTGGGGCTGCGGCATGTGGTGATTACCTCGGTGGATCGCGATGATCTGCAGGATGGCGGCGCCACGCATATCGCCCAGACCATTCGCGCGGTGCGCCACCAGAACCCGGAGACCACTGTCGAAGTGCTGACGCCGGATTTTCTGGGCAAGGGGGCTGCGGCGCAGGTGGTCTTTGACGCCGCGCCGGATGTGTTCAACCACAATCTGGAAACCGTGCCACATCTATATGCTACGGTGCGCCCCGGCGCGCGCTATTATACGTCGCTGCGCTTGCTGGATGATGCCAAGCGCGCCAATCCGGCACTCTTCACCAAATCAGGCCTGATGGTTGGGCTTGGGGAGAGCCTGAGCGACCTGCGGCAGGTGATGGATGACCTGCGGGCCGCCGAGGTCGATTTCCTGACTGTGGGCCAGTATTTGCAACCGACGCCAAAGCACCATCCGATTGATCGGTTCTGGTCGCCGGAAGAGTTCGAACAGATCGCACAGATCGCCCGCAACAAGGGTTTTCTAGGCGTGTCAGCCACGCCGCTGACACGTTCGTCGTTTCATGCCGACGAAGATTTTGCCGCCCTCAAACAGAGCCGGGACCGCAGTCTGGCCGCGACCCGATGA
- the gcvT gene encoding glycine cleavage system aminomethyltransferase GcvT, with the protein MTDAPKRTPLYDLHVELGGKMVDFAGWEMPVQYPMGIMGEHKQCREKAGLFDVSHMGQVILKGADIATQLEKIAPSAFTTLKEGKARYTFFTNEQGGIMDDLIVSNAGDHFFVVVNASMRHQDIPHMAQHLDGIEVTEIFDRALVAVQGPAAENVVGGLCPAAREMKFMETIVADIMGVECRLSRLGYTGEDGYEISIPEDKAIEITRAFLAHEDCEPAGLGARDSLRLEAGLCLYGNDIDTDTTPVEASLTWAMQKRRREEGGFPGAARIQKQLTEGAARKLVGIKPTGRAPARQGVEVQSTEGETIGSITSGGFGPTVGGPVAMGYVSASHARPGETVNLIIRGKSQPAEVVALPFVTQNYKR; encoded by the coding sequence ATGACTGACGCACCCAAACGCACACCGCTTTATGACCTGCATGTGGAACTCGGCGGTAAGATGGTTGATTTTGCTGGCTGGGAAATGCCGGTTCAATACCCCATGGGCATCATGGGAGAGCACAAGCAATGCCGCGAAAAGGCAGGGCTGTTTGATGTCTCCCACATGGGGCAGGTGATCCTGAAGGGCGCCGATATCGCCACCCAGCTGGAAAAGATCGCCCCCTCTGCCTTCACCACTCTGAAAGAGGGCAAGGCCCGCTACACCTTCTTTACCAATGAACAGGGCGGCATCATGGACGATTTGATCGTTTCCAATGCCGGCGATCATTTCTTTGTCGTGGTCAACGCCTCCATGCGGCACCAGGATATCCCCCATATGGCCCAACATCTTGACGGCATCGAGGTCACCGAGATTTTTGACCGCGCCCTGGTTGCTGTGCAAGGCCCGGCGGCGGAAAATGTGGTGGGAGGGCTCTGCCCGGCCGCGCGTGAGATGAAATTCATGGAAACCATCGTGGCGGACATCATGGGGGTTGAGTGCCGCCTGTCGCGTCTGGGCTATACCGGCGAAGATGGCTATGAGATCTCCATCCCGGAAGACAAGGCGATTGAAATCACCCGTGCCTTCCTGGCGCATGAGGACTGCGAACCCGCAGGTCTGGGCGCGCGCGACAGCCTGCGGCTGGAAGCGGGTCTTTGTCTTTATGGCAATGACATTGACACGGATACCACCCCGGTTGAGGCCTCGCTGACCTGGGCAATGCAGAAACGTCGCCGCGAAGAGGGCGGCTTTCCCGGTGCCGCCCGTATCCAGAAACAGCTGACCGAGGGCGCTGCCCGCAAGCTGGTCGGCATCAAGCCAACTGGCCGCGCCCCTGCCCGTCAGGGCGTCGAAGTGCAAAGCACCGAAGGTGAGACCATCGGGTCGATCACCTCGGGGGGCTTTGGTCCCACCGTCGGTGGACCCGTCGCCATGGGCTATGTCTCGGCCAGTCATGCCAGGCCCGGCGAGACGGTAAACCTGATCATTCGCGGTAAGTCCCAGCCGGCCGAAGTGGTGGCGCTGCCCTTCGTGACCCAGAACTACAAACGCTAA
- the gcvH gene encoding glycine cleavage system protein GcvH — translation MTTYYSEEHEWVSVEGDVVTLGITQHAADQLGEIVFCEQKDVGDAFGKGDEIGVIESVKAASEIYAPLDGEVIAVNETLADTPGALNDSPEGDAWIYKIKLAEAAQLEDLMDLNGYKTLIG, via the coding sequence ATGACCACCTATTATTCAGAAGAGCACGAATGGGTTAGCGTAGAAGGCGATGTTGTCACCCTTGGGATCACCCAACACGCGGCTGACCAGCTGGGCGAGATCGTCTTTTGCGAGCAGAAAGACGTGGGTGACGCCTTTGGCAAGGGCGATGAGATCGGTGTGATCGAATCCGTCAAGGCGGCCTCGGAAATCTACGCGCCGCTGGATGGCGAAGTCATCGCGGTCAACGAGACTCTCGCCGACACCCCCGGTGCTTTGAATGACAGCCCCGAAGGCGATGCCTGGATCTATAAGATCAAACTGGCGGAGGCCGCACAGCTTGAGGATCTGATGGATCTGAACGGCTACAAAACCCTGATTGGGTGA